The Caproicibacterium amylolyticum genome includes the window ATGACACAGTCAGTATTGGCATAGAGGAGGAAAGTGAGCGACGCGTTTTGCTTTCGGCTGTGTACGCGCTGCCGCCGCGGGAACGTCAAATTATGGAGATGCGATTTGGGCTGAACTGCCAAAAAGAGCATACGCAGAAGCAGGTAGCAGACGCACTTGGAATATCCCAATCCTATATTTCAAGGTTGGAAAAAAGAATTATTGCCCGGCTGAAGCGCGATTTGGAGAAAGCTGGCTGAAGTGAGCAACTGTTAAGATTACGAGTTATTTTGTTGGACTGATATAAACAACAGACCGGCTGCAATGTGTTTTTACACTGCAGCCGGTCTGTTGTTGTTAGCCCCTGTATACTTTAAAACTTGTAAGCAAAATTATTTAGAAAACAGATACAGTGTCCCTTCGGAATGGCCGCTGGTGGAACTGCTGCTGTATTCGCTGGAGTCAATTTTGGCTGCGTTCTGTTCTACATAGGCAGTAAGGTCGCTGCTGGAATTGGCGCCGCCCTGTTCGGAAAGCAGGAAGTAGGTGACTTTTCCTTCCGCAACCAGTTCCTTGAGTTTGTCAACCGTCAGGGAATTGTCGCTGCCAAGGAAACCGCCATAGGCGTAGCACGGCAAGCCAGTGTCGATAATCATCTGTGCAACGCTGCTGGCGCGGCAGGAGGTCAGCAGAAAACTGCCCTCGGTATAGTGCTTTTTCAGATAGGTTTCCAGACCGCTGTCCGCGGAACCGCCCTGGCCGCCACCGCTGGGAGCAGTACTACTGTCAAAGCCGCCCTGTTGCCTATTGGTGCTGCCGGAAGCGGTGCTGCCGTTGGGCGCTTGCCCATTGTCGGGTGCCTGCCCATTGGTGCTACCATTCGTGCTGCCGGAAGCGGTGCTGCCGTTGGGCGCTTGCCCATTGTCGGGTGCTTGCCCATTGGTGCTACCATTCGTGCTGCCGGAAGCAGTGTTGGCGTTAGGCACCTGCCCATTCATGCCGTTGCCGGAACCGCCCTGCATGTTTCCGGGCATTTGACCGCCCATGCCACCTTTTTCAGAGGAGTTTGGTCCTGCGGTTGGAATTGTTGCATTCGGCGGGGTTTGCACCGGTGTCCATGCCCAGTAGGCGGAGCCTGCCAGCAGGGAAACTGCCAGCAGTACAGCTGCAATGCGAAACATGACCTGCTTGGAAGAGCGCAGATAAACTGCCAGAAGCGCGATGCCTGCCGCACAGGGGACCAGAATCAGCGGCGCAAGCCAGCCGGAAACGGTGGGGTAGTTCAAAACATAGACAAAAGAAATGGCAATGTTTGCGAAGAATGCTGCAAGAAGCAGCCACGGACGGACGTTTTTAAATTTGATTTTCGCTTTTTTAACTTCTGCCGGTGTGTCTGCCTGTGCGGAAGAAGTCTGCAGAGTTTCAGAATTTGTTGTTTCCGGCAGCGGAATTGCCGTGTTTTCCGGAAGTGTTTTTACCGTTTGGCGGTGCTTTGCAAAGAAGCGGAAAAGCTCTACCAATCCAACGCCGGCAAGAACGGCAATCGGCGGTGCAAGCATGCACAGGTAGTAAGCGTGGAAGAAACCTGCAAAGCTGAAGAATCCGCCGGCAACCAGAAGCCACATTCCCCAGAATACCAGGCTGCGCTGACCGGGATTTTTTTCTTTCAGTGCTTTTTTGCGAAGGCAGAGAACACAGGAAGCAATCGCGAACAGCAGCAGCCAGCACGCCTGACCGTACAGCGAGTCATTCCACAGACGGAATGGGGAAGCAGTGCCAATGCCATTCATACCGCCACCGCCGCCCTGCTTGCCGTCAGAGCCATTTTGCTGCATGCTGCCGAAGTTTCCGTCTTTACCCCGACGGATATCATTGGAAGTACTTGCGGAGGAAGTTCCGGCGGTGGAAGCAGTGTTTTTGGAAGAAGTAATATTAGAAGATGAAGAAACAGAAACGGTATTGCCAGCCGCAGAAGTAGTGCTTTCAGAAGATTTATCAGTCGCTTTTGTAGTGGCGTCACTGCCGGAAGTGGTTTGTCCGTTCATCTGCGGCGGGGTGCCGGTTGGTGCTTCGCCGGAGAGCATTTCCGTGTTTCCTTTGCCGCCAAAGTTGCCGCCCATGCTGCCGCCCTGACCAACCAGACGTTCAACGCCATTGTGTCCAAATACCAGTTCCATTGCGGAGTTTCCATTTGTGCTGTCAACGTAAGGCCGCTTGGAGGCGGGGGTCAGGTCCACTGCGGCAATCCACGCAAAGGAAACGCCAATCATGACCACCGCGGCAAGCAAACCCGCCGCAAAACGCTTCCAAACCTTTCCTTTTGCAAAAATCAGGTAAGTAGCGACAACTGCGGGAACAATGAGATAAGCCTGCAGCATCTTTACATTGAAGCCAACGCCAATCAGTACGCCGCACACAATGAGCCAGCGCCACTTATCGGTGTCAATCGACTTCATCAGGAACCAAACGGCGAGCAGCAGCCAGAAAATCAACTGCATATCCATGGTACTGTTGCGGGAAACCAGCACCACAGCCGGAGTTACGGCAAAAACCAGTGCTGCGGCAAGCCCGGCGGGTTTACTGAAATATTTTGCTGTCAGCAGGTAGATCAGCAGGCAGGAAAGCGTGCCGGAGAGTGCTTGCGGCAGCAGCATTGCCCAACCGGAGTAGCCAAAGATTTTACAGGAGAGCGCCTGCATCCACAGACCGACCGGTGGTTTGTCCACGCTGACCATGCCTGCCGGGTCGAAACTGACAAAGAAAAAGTTGTGCCAGCTCTGCGTCATGCTTTTCACACAGGCGGCGTAGTACTCGTTGCAGGTTCCGTTCTGGCTGATGTTCCAGAAATTCAGGAAAAACGAGAAGGCAAGGATGCCCAGCAGAATCCAGAAGGATGGTTCCGGCTTTTGCAGCGGCCTTCCTTTCTGCAGCAGTTGTTTCCGCATAATGATTCCTCCATATATATTCATTTTAAATGATTGAAATACAGAGGCCGGCGGCTCATTTCCCTGTATTTCTGCTTTTTATGGTAGTGGCAGGAAGTGACCGTTAGCTGAACATCAGCCGAAAATTGTGCTAAATTTGTACGGAAAATAGGGCAGAAAAAACCGCAGGGGATTCCCTGCGGTAAAGTGCAAGCTTATAATTGTTTTGGAAGATTTCAGGAAATCTTTAAGGCCCTGGCTTGCAGCCCAGACCTCTTGTCATGCTGCTAAAGTCAAGAGTAGGTCGCGGCGGGCGTTGCCCCCGCACCTCCAGTCGCTTTCTCAGAAAGCGACTGAAAGTAATGCTTACAGGTCTTTTTTGATTTTTTGCAGGGCGGCTTTCTCCAGCCGCGAAACCTGCGCCTGACTAATGCCGATTTCCCCTGCAACCTCCATCTGCGTCTTTCCCTGAAAGAAACGCATGGAAAGGATGTTCTTTTCCCGGTCAGAAAGGTCGTGGATTGCCTGTTTGAGCACGATTTCATCCAGCCAGTTGTTGTCATCGTTGTTGTCGCCGACCTGGTCCATTACATAAATCGTATCGCCGCCGTCTGAAAACACCGGTTCATAAAGCGAAACCGGGTCCACAATGGACTCCAGCGCCATCACTACGTCGCCGCGGTCAATGTCCAAAATTTTTGCCAATTCATCCATACTTGGCTCACGGTCATGTTCGTTGGTAAAGGCCTCTTTCGCTTTCATTGCTTTATAAGCAGTATCACGCAGGGAACGTGAAACACGAATGGAGTTGTTGTCACGCAGATAGCGCCGAATTTCGCCGATAATCATCGGTACCCCGTAGGTGGAAAATTTTACACCCTGCTCCACGTCGAAGTGGTCAATCGCTTTCATCAGGCCAATGCAGCCGACCTGAAACAAATCATCCAGATTTTCGCCGCGGTTTGTAAAGCGCTGTATCACGCTGAGTACCAGCCGCAGGTTGCCGCTGATGAGTTCATCGCGCGCGTTTTTGTCGCCGTCTTTCATTTTGCGGAGCAGTTCCATTTTTTCTTTTTCGGTCAGCACTTTCAATTTGGAGGTGTTGACCCCGCAGATTTCCACTTTGTTGTTTTGCATTGTACCGCTCCCTTCCAGTTCCAGTATTGCCGTCAGGGCGCAGTGGTATACAGTGCAGATTGGTTGCTTCCAGAAAGTGGATGTGTTATACTAATTAACAATGTAAAAATCTGAAGTATATAAAGGAGATACCGGTATGCTCCAGCAAAAAAAGAAATATCTTTTTTATTTGCCGTTTCTTGCCGCACTGCTTTTGTTTTTGTTTCTTTATTCTTTATTCTTTTTCATTTCCGCAGGGAGATGACTTCACGTTTGTTTCCCGGGGCCATACACTCCCGAACATTTGGAACTATTATTTATATTATTACAATGTAGCGGGTTCTCGCATGGCGAACCTGTTTGCACAGCTTTTACTGCTTGCGGATTTGTCAATCTGGAAGGTGCTCACTCCGTTTGTCATAACAGGAATTTCATTTTTGCTGTTTTACTGCGTGACCGGGCGGCTGACTCCGCAGGAGGGCAGACTGAAGCGGGACTGCGCACTGGCGTGTGTCTGTGCGTTCTTTCCGGGATTAATACCGCTGGGACAGCATTTGTTTGCGGACACATTCCTTTGGATGGACGGCTCCTGCAATTATTTGTACACGCTGCTGTTTTTTTTGATCGGTTTTCTGCCGTTTTGGAACGCCCTGCGCAATCGTCCGCCGATATATCGGCTGCGGTGGGCGTGCCCTGTATTTTTTACGCTGGCAGGGCTGATGCATGAGCAAACTGCGGTGGCGCTTTTTATTTTCAGCATTGCAGCGCTGCTTTTTCTGCACAAAGATGGCAAGCAGCCGCGTTACCTGTTGGTATTGACCGGAATCAGCACAGCGGTGATGATTTTTACTTTTACCTGCCCCGGTGCCTACCATCGGCTGACAGAGGTTGGGCAGGGACATACAGGCAGCATGGTGCGGCGGCTGTATGAAAATCTGGCACACTATTTTGTACCGTTCAGTGCGGATTACTGGCCACTCACTGCGGTGATTGGGCTGTGTGCGCTGTACTTACTGTACCGACATCCGCTGCGCTTTCAGCGTATTACAATGCTGTTTATCGGTTTCGGTACGGTGCTGGCGCCGCTTTCGCAGGTTTTATCTTTGCCAAGCTTGCAGCACAGCGGAGCATCGGCCGGAATGAAAGCGACACTTTTGCTGCTGTACTGGATACTGTTCTTTCTGGCAATCCTGTGTGTATTTCTGCAGGCGGCTCGTCAGGATAAAAACTACCGGTATCTGCCGGTTTTATACCTTACTATGTGGGTTTCACAGGCTATTCCGGCTTTGCTGGGCGGTGCAGGCAGACCGGTTCTTCCTTTGGTGGGAATGACGCTGCTGCTGGTGCTGTGTGTTTTAGAAGAAATTACATTAACAAAAGCTGTGCCGGTGCAGCTGTGCACCGCTGCGGTGGCACTCTGCGCGCTTCTAAATACTTTTGCACCGGTCATGAGCAACTATGCGTCCTATCAGGATATTTTGCAGCAGATTTCTGCGGCAAAAGCGAGGAAAACGGATGTGGTAACGTTTGATCAGCGTAAATTCAATATGCATTACTGCTATTTCCATTCTTTTATTGCGCCTTACAGCTATGACATTCGCAATTATTACTGCCTGCCGGAGCGCGTCCGCATTGAGTTTAAACCGTAAGGTCAGCGCCGCCGGGCTGCTTTTGTGCAGCAGCGGCGCTTTTTGATTTTGCACCTTGTACACCGGAAAATTACTGCCTATAATAGTTCTATCTGAAAAACAAGCGAGGGGGAAATGCATGAATTTCAAAGTACCGCAATATGTGCAGAATATACTGGAAAGCCTGCACCACGCGGGTTGGCAGGCATGCCTGGTGGGAGGCTGTGTGCGGGACGTACTGCTTGGCAGAACACCGAATGACTGGGATATTGCTGCCGCCAGTGAGCCGCGGCAGACTGAGCAGGCACTGAAACAGTTCACCTGTTTGGGAACCGGTATGCAGCATGGCACCGTAACTGTGCTTTCAGACGGTCATCCGGTGGAGGTAACAACCTTTCGTATTGACGGCAGTTACAGCGACAACCGCCGTCCGGACAGCGTATCTTTTACCCGCAGTCTGCCGGAAGACTTGCGCCGCCGGGATTTTACCATTAACGCGATGGCGTGGGAAAACGGTGCGCCGGTCGATTTGTTTGGCGGTGTGCAAGACCTTGCGGCAAAATTGATTCGCTGTGTGGGGGAACCTTCTGTGCGTTTTGCAGAAGATGGCCTGCGAATCCTGCGCGCGCTGCGCTTTGCCAGTGTGCTGGACTTTCAAATTGAGCCGGAAACGGCGGCAGCGGTCCACCGCCAGCGGAAACTGCTGAAAAACATTGCGGCGGAGCGAATCAGCACAGAGCTTTCCAAGCTGCTCTGCGGGCCAGGTGTGGGGCGGGTGCTTGCCGAATTTCGGGACGTCATTTTCACGATTATTCCAGAACTTGCGGGGCAGGACGGCTGCCCGCAGCACAGCCCCTATCACTGCTTCGATGTTTGGATGCACACCGTGAAAGCAGTGGAAGCTGCACCGCCGCAGCTGCTGCCGCGCCTGACTATGCTGCTGCATGACATCGGCAAGCCTTACTGCCGCACAACGGAAGCGGATGGTACAGACCATTTTTACCGCCACGCGGAGGTGGGAGCACCTCTCGCGGAAAAGGTTCTGCACCGCCTGCGCTTTTCTTCTGAAATTTGTCAGATGGTGACACAGGGTGTGAAGCGCCATATGCTGTTTTTGAAACCGGAAGAACGGCTCTTAGGCAGACGGTTGCGGCAGCTTGGTCCAGAATTTTGTTTTTTCCTGCTCGAATTACAGCGGGCAGATACCAAAGCGCAGTCACAGGCAGTGCGAGAGCGGCTTGCGGTGTTGGATGAGTCTGAAGCGATTCTGCGGCGCCTTTTGGAGAAGCAGACGTGCTTTTCCAGAAAGCAGCTTGCAGTTAAGGGCGGCGACTTGACTGCACTTGGTCTGCAGGGCTGTGCAGTAGGCAGTACACTGGAGCTGCTGCTGGATGTGGTTATGGACGGAAAGTGTGAAAACGAAAAAACCGCACTGCTTTCCTATCTGCAAAATAAAAATTAAAACCGGTTCGACACGGAATGAGGGGCTTTTCCCGCGCAAAACAGTAAAATAGCAGGCAGGAGTTGATGGACATGCTGGAAGCAAGTATCCTGCCCGCCGCAAAACCGATAAATCAGGGCAAACCGCGCCGCCGGGGCTGTAAATGCACCCCAAAGGAGCGTGCCGCGCATCTGCGAACAAAAATCATCAGTCTGCTGCTGGTTGGTGCTGTGGCGGCCGGCTCTTTAGGACTGGTTTCTGCCAGTGCATTGCCGCAAACAACTGCTGCAATGCAGAGTTCAGATAAAGTGCCGGTTTCCATGCAGCTGCGTCTGCCGTTCTGCAGTACAAAAGACCTGCTGCCCTGCGGAAGCGAGGCGGTCAGTACGCTGATGCTTCTGCACTACTGGGGTATCCCCGCAAGTTTAGATAATGTGGCTGCCTCCCTAAAAAAAGCACCGCTTGTAAAGCAGGGGACAAGCTGTACCGGCCCCGACCCGGAAAAAGTCTTTGTTGGTGACCCACACAAAAAAGGCAGTGCAGGTTGTTTTGCGCCGCCACTGGTGCAGTTGTTTTCGCAGTTTTTGCCGCCGCTGCTGCGTGCGCAGGATGCCACTGGAACGGAGTTGGAGCAGCTTGCCAAGGAGAGTCTTTCTGCCGGGGAACCTGTGCTGATTTGGGCTACCGCAGATATGGCAGAACCTTCCGCGTCCATTCATTGGAGCCTGCCGGACGGCAGTATCTGTGACTGGCCGCAGAATACGGTATGTATGGTGCTGGTGGGGTACGATGAAACTTCCTATTGGCTGGAGGACCCCAGCAGCGAAACTGGGCCGACCAGATGGAGTAAAGAGCTTGTAAAAAAGCGTTACGAAGCCATTGGCAGCCATTGCCTGACTGTACGAAAAGCAAAATAAGGGAACTGTGCTTTCGGTGTAAACTTTGCTGTAAATCGCATATTATCTGTTTCCCGCGCGTAACAATAAAGCAGGGGGTGGTCTGTGTGCGCAGCAGAGTTTATGACATGCACCGAAAGGAAGTAATTAATATTCGGGACGGCACACGGCTTGGCAATGTGGGTGATATTGAAATCGACACCGTCTCAGCGGCAGTTTTGTCGCTGATTATTTACGGTCGTTTGCGCTTTTTCGGTCTGCTTGGGCGGGAGGATGATCGGGTCATCCCATGGGCGGACATTCGGGTGATTGGGGAAGACATCATTCTGGTGGACACGCCGATTCCCCTGCAGGACAACCGCAAGTGGATTTCCCGCACAGATTCTCAGCCGCAGCAGACGGAGCGCACTGCAGAAGTCCGCCAGTCTGCCGGGCAAAAACAACCGTCACCGAAAGAATGAGCATACACAAGAAACGCACACCACTGTTTTAGACGGTGTGCGTTTTCATTTTGCAGCGCTTTAGTAACCAAAAGCATTGACATCTGTTTCTGCCTGCGGTAAACTTAAATGAAATTCATTTGATTTCTGCAGCCGGAGTACGCCGCTGCATGACTCAGACAGGACCGGAGGGAAAACATTCATGAGCAAATATGAGCTGATTGCCGGGTTGGAAACCCATGTGGAACTGGCAACCAAAACAAAAATTTTCTGCAGCTGCACAACAGAATTCGGCGGCGAACCTAATACGCACTGCTGCCCGGTGTGCATTGGTCTGCCCGGCAGCCTGCCGAAGCTGAATGAAAAGGTTGTGGAGTATGCAATTTTAGCCGGCCTTGCCACACACTGCGAAATTGCCAAAGTCAGCAAAATGGACCGCAAAAATTATGTGTATCCCGACCTGCCAAAGGCTTACCAGATTTCACAGTTTGATATGCCGCTGTGCAAAAATGGCTACATTGCGCTTTCCAACGGCCGCAAGATTCGTATTACGCGTATTCATATTGAGGAGGATGCAGGCAAACTGGTACATTCCCGAGGAAATACCTATGTGGATTACAACCGCGGCGGTGTACCGCTGATTGAAATTGTCAGCGAGCCGGATATTCGTTCTCCCGAAGAAGCAAAGGAATATGTGGAGAAGCTTCAGTTCCTCATGCGTTACATCGGCGTTTCCGACTGCAAAATGGAGGAAGGTTCCATGCGCTGCGATGTGAACGTTTCTGTTCGCCCGCAGGGCAGCGAGCAGCTCGGTACTCGTGCCGAAATCAAAAACATGAACAGCATCAGCTTTATTACCAAAGCCATGGCTTATGAATTTGACCGCCAGTGCGACCTGCTGGACTGTGGTGAAGAGGTTGTGCAGGAAACTCGCCGCTACAATGAAGCCGATGACTGCACGGAGAGTATGCGCGGCAAAGAGGATGCACAGGATTACCGCTATTTTCCGGAACCGGACCTGCCGACTATCCGCGTTCCCCGTGAGCGCGTGGAAGAACTGCGCGCCAAACTGCCGGAAGACCCGGACACCCGCACACAGCGTTGGATTGCCGAAGCGGGCATCAGCGAGGCAGATGCCCGCCAGCTGCTGCGCTACCGCCGTGTTGCGGATTATTTTGACAGCACCGTACAAGGATTGTCAAATGGAAAGTCTGCCGCCGCGTGTATTTTGGGCCAGATTTTCCGCCGCATGGAAACGGAAGCGGACAAAGAAACCTTTGCCGTCACAGTAACACCGGATAATCTGAATGCACTTTTAAAACTGTTGGATGCTGGCAAAATCCGCATGAATCTGGTCAAATCTACGTTGGAAAAAATGTTGGATACCGGAAAGCCTTACAATGAGTTTCTAAGTGAAAGTGACCTCGCTGGAATCGATGACAATCAGTTGGAGGTGCTGTGCAAAGAAGTGCTTGAAAAGAACCCGAAAGCGGTTGAAGATTACCGTGCGGGCAAGGAAAAAGCAGTAAAAGCGCTGGTTGGCGCGGTAATGAAAGCTACCCGTGGCCGTGCAGACGCACAGAAGGCGGAAGAACTGCTGATTGCTTTGATGAAGTAAAAGATGCTTTCATGCAGCAGACGTCCTGTTCAGACACGGTTTGGAAACTAATCGCCTGTGCTTGGGCTGACAAACGAAATTTCAAAGGATAGTTCCGAAAATTCTGTTAAGTAAAGATTCTCTAACTGCGCGTTTTTTGGCCGCAGTCAGGGAATTTTTTTGTGATGAGAAAACATGGATTAAATGATGTATATGTGTGGTATATAGTTAAATAGAAACAGTGCCTAGACAACAATGCAAAATATTCACCCCCAAAAATTTAAATAAACAGCAAAACTTTTTCTGGATACTTTCTTATAGAAAATATACATTTAAATGTTAATGAGGACTATAAATAAATTGCTGCTAAGTGTTCCTGAAAAAGAAAGACTTTAAGGCTTGTTTTAAATTTATATTGTAACAATGCGTCACATTTAATTGAATAATTTCTCAAATACGATAAAATAAATACCCGGTATTATTGATTATAAATTTTAAAAAAGGCAGGGACTTTTATGGCGAAAGTGTCATTCCGTGAAAAAAAGAAAAAGCTGGCGTTTCTAATACCCTTCAGAATCATCTGCACAGTGGTTGTCATTATTGCAATTATGTGTGTGATCATGGTGATTCGGCAGGCAGATTCAACCCAGAAGCTGGCAAATGATAAAGTACAGTATCTGGCACAGAACAATGCTTATCTTGTATCGTCTTATCTAAATAATATGCAGACTATGTCCAATAGCATGGCAGATGAACTTACCCGTGACAATGTACTGAAGCCTGAAACAAAAGATGAACTGATTCGCAAAAACCTGGCGACTATGCTGGACGACAAGCGCATTTTTTCAGCCTATGTGGCATTTGAGCCAAACCTCTACTTCAGCAAAACGCCCAATGGCCTGTCATACTATGAATACAATGACAGCGGCTCCAAAAAGCTGGATGTTAATAATGACTACAGTACCTACAGTACTGCCGACTACTATGCACAGACCAAAAGCACGATGAAACCGCACATTACTGACCCATATACCTATAAACTTTCCAACGGTCAAACGGTGTGGCTCATCACCATCAGTAACCCGATTTTGGACGACAGCGGCAAGTTCCTTGGCGTTGCCAATACAGATATTATGACTGATACACTGAACAGCCTTAGCTACAACAAAGGCGGTTATTCTACTTCCGATAACGTTATCCTGACTGAAAGTTCTGTTTATGTTTGTGATACTGGCGACAAAACCAAGTCCGGCACTAAATTTACCGGAAGTGCAGACGGTGGCCGGGTTCAGGTGGTACAGCCCGTACAGGTTAACAATGTCACCAGCAAGTGGACCAGTACCTTTAGCGTGGGAAAAAGTGAAGTGCTGCGGGATGTTGTAGAAACAGCCGCACTAATTGCAGGATTGAGCATTTTAGCGATTATTGCACTATCCCTGATTGTTGTACGTCTGCTCAAGCGTTCTTTAGCACCAATTCAGAATATTGTAGCGCTGACCAGTGACATGGGTGAAGGCAAGCTGGATACAGACATTCAGGTGAACACCAACGATGAGCTGGGTGAACTGGCTGCAATTTCTAAGAATACCTGTGGGCAGCTGCGCGGCTACATAGCCGAAATTTCCAATGTGCTTGGCAGCATTGCTGACGGTGACCTGCGTGTTGCAATAACACAAGATTATGTTGGCGACTTTGCGCCTATTAAAACAGCACTGCTCCAGATTTCTAATAAACTGAACTCTACGTTTACCGACATCTCCCATTCTGCGGATGAGGTGGCCAGCGGTTCCAGCCAGGTGGCCAGTGGTGCACAGGCATTGGCACAGGGTGCAACCGAACAGGCGAGTTCGCTGGAGGAACTGTCGGCGACCATTACTGAAATTTCCTCTCATGTTAAAACAAACGCTGTTGGTGCGGAAGAAGCCGACAACAGTATGAACGGCGTACGTGCAGAATTAGAGACCAGCAATTCCAATATGAGCGATATGGTCACCGCCATGAACCACATTAATGAATCCTCGCGTCAGATTGGCAATATTATAAAAACAATTGAAGACATCGCCTTCCAAACCAATATTCTTGCACTGAATGCTGCGGTCGAGGCTGCACGGGCGGGTGAAGCCGGCAAGGGCTTTTCTGTGGTTGCGGATGAGGTACGAAATTTGGCCAGTAAGAGTGCGGAGGCTGCCCAAAACACGACCGATTTGATTCAGAATACGGTGAATCAGGTGGAGAACGGCGCACAGATTGCAGACCGCACCGCACAGTCACTGTCTGCTGTAGACAGCAGCATTAAAGAAGTTTCTGCCAAAATTCAGGAAATTTCAGTTGCATCACAGCAGCAGGCAGAGGCTATCAGCCAGGTTACAACTGGTGTGGATCAGATTTCCAGTGTTGTGCAGACAAACTCCGCAACAGCGGAGGAAAGCTCTGCCGCAAGCGAAGAACTTTCCGGTCAGGCACAGATGATGAAATCAATGGTCAGCAACCTAAAATTGAACGATACCGGTTATGCAGAAGGTACGAACAAATAAGCTGCAAAAAATTTTGTAAGCAACAATAAATCCCTCTGTGCTGCAAACCTCAATGGGTGAGCAGCGCAGAGGGATTTTTGTACGCATACATTTTTATTTTGCAGCTTTTACAAACTGCATATCAACCAATGTATCGTAAGAATAGCTTCCATTATAAATACCGGTTTTGCTTAGTACATCCATATCATTATCGACTGCTTTCTTACTGATAAAACCGTCTATGCTCCACAGGTGGTCTTCAT containing:
- a CDS encoding ArnT family glycosyltransferase, encoding MRKQLLQKGRPLQKPEPSFWILLGILAFSFFLNFWNISQNGTCNEYYAACVKSMTQSWHNFFFVSFDPAGMVSVDKPPVGLWMQALSCKIFGYSGWAMLLPQALSGTLSCLLIYLLTAKYFSKPAGLAAALVFAVTPAVVLVSRNSTMDMQLIFWLLLAVWFLMKSIDTDKWRWLIVCGVLIGVGFNVKMLQAYLIVPAVVATYLIFAKGKVWKRFAAGLLAAVVMIGVSFAWIAAVDLTPASKRPYVDSTNGNSAMELVFGHNGVERLVGQGGSMGGNFGGKGNTEMLSGEAPTGTPPQMNGQTTSGSDATTKATDKSSESTTSAAGNTVSVSSSSNITSSKNTASTAGTSSASTSNDIRRGKDGNFGSMQQNGSDGKQGGGGGMNGIGTASPFRLWNDSLYGQACWLLLFAIASCVLCLRKKALKEKNPGQRSLVFWGMWLLVAGGFFSFAGFFHAYYLCMLAPPIAVLAGVGLVELFRFFAKHRQTVKTLPENTAIPLPETTNSETLQTSSAQADTPAEVKKAKIKFKNVRPWLLLAAFFANIAISFVYVLNYPTVSGWLAPLILVPCAAGIALLAVYLRSSKQVMFRIAAVLLAVSLLAGSAYWAWTPVQTPPNATIPTAGPNSSEKGGMGGQMPGNMQGGSGNGMNGQVPNANTASGSTNGSTNGQAPDNGQAPNGSTASGSTNGSTNGQAPDNGQAPNGSTASGSTNRQQGGFDSSTAPSGGGQGGSADSGLETYLKKHYTEGSFLLTSCRASSVAQMIIDTGLPCYAYGGFLGSDNSLTVDKLKELVAEGKVTYFLLSEQGGANSSSDLTAYVEQNAAKIDSSEYSSSSTSGHSEGTLYLFSK
- the sigG gene encoding RNA polymerase sporulation sigma factor SigG; translation: MQNNKVEICGVNTSKLKVLTEKEKMELLRKMKDGDKNARDELISGNLRLVLSVIQRFTNRGENLDDLFQVGCIGLMKAIDHFDVEQGVKFSTYGVPMIIGEIRRYLRDNNSIRVSRSLRDTAYKAMKAKEAFTNEHDREPSMDELAKILDIDRGDVVMALESIVDPVSLYEPVFSDGGDTIYVMDQVGDNNDDNNWLDEIVLKQAIHDLSDREKNILSMRFFQGKTQMEVAGEIGISQAQVSRLEKAALQKIKKDL
- a CDS encoding DUF6056 family protein, with amino-acid sequence MPHCFCFCFFILYSFSFPQGDDFTFVSRGHTLPNIWNYYLYYYNVAGSRMANLFAQLLLLADLSIWKVLTPFVITGISFLLFYCVTGRLTPQEGRLKRDCALACVCAFFPGLIPLGQHLFADTFLWMDGSCNYLYTLLFFLIGFLPFWNALRNRPPIYRLRWACPVFFTLAGLMHEQTAVALFIFSIAALLFLHKDGKQPRYLLVLTGISTAVMIFTFTCPGAYHRLTEVGQGHTGSMVRRLYENLAHYFVPFSADYWPLTAVIGLCALYLLYRHPLRFQRITMLFIGFGTVLAPLSQVLSLPSLQHSGASAGMKATLLLLYWILFFLAILCVFLQAARQDKNYRYLPVLYLTMWVSQAIPALLGGAGRPVLPLVGMTLLLVLCVLEEITLTKAVPVQLCTAAVALCALLNTFAPVMSNYASYQDILQQISAAKARKTDVVTFDQRKFNMHYCYFHSFIAPYSYDIRNYYCLPERVRIEFKP
- a CDS encoding CCA tRNA nucleotidyltransferase; its protein translation is MNFKVPQYVQNILESLHHAGWQACLVGGCVRDVLLGRTPNDWDIAAASEPRQTEQALKQFTCLGTGMQHGTVTVLSDGHPVEVTTFRIDGSYSDNRRPDSVSFTRSLPEDLRRRDFTINAMAWENGAPVDLFGGVQDLAAKLIRCVGEPSVRFAEDGLRILRALRFASVLDFQIEPETAAAVHRQRKLLKNIAAERISTELSKLLCGPGVGRVLAEFRDVIFTIIPELAGQDGCPQHSPYHCFDVWMHTVKAVEAAPPQLLPRLTMLLHDIGKPYCRTTEADGTDHFYRHAEVGAPLAEKVLHRLRFSSEICQMVTQGVKRHMLFLKPEERLLGRRLRQLGPEFCFFLLELQRADTKAQSQAVRERLAVLDESEAILRRLLEKQTCFSRKQLAVKGGDLTALGLQGCAVGSTLELLLDVVMDGKCENEKTALLSYLQNKN
- a CDS encoding C39 family peptidase, translated to MLEASILPAAKPINQGKPRRRGCKCTPKERAAHLRTKIISLLLVGAVAAGSLGLVSASALPQTTAAMQSSDKVPVSMQLRLPFCSTKDLLPCGSEAVSTLMLLHYWGIPASLDNVAASLKKAPLVKQGTSCTGPDPEKVFVGDPHKKGSAGCFAPPLVQLFSQFLPPLLRAQDATGTELEQLAKESLSAGEPVLIWATADMAEPSASIHWSLPDGSICDWPQNTVCMVLVGYDETSYWLEDPSSETGPTRWSKELVKKRYEAIGSHCLTVRKAK
- a CDS encoding YlmC/YmxH family sporulation protein, coding for MRSRVYDMHRKEVINIRDGTRLGNVGDIEIDTVSAAVLSLIIYGRLRFFGLLGREDDRVIPWADIRVIGEDIILVDTPIPLQDNRKWISRTDSQPQQTERTAEVRQSAGQKQPSPKE